In Mycolicibacterium nivoides, the DNA window GCATGGAGGTGGTGCTGGCCGACGGCACGGCCGTGCGGTTGGGCGGCCCACGATTGAAAGACGTTGCCGGCCTGTCCTTGACCAAGCTGTTCGTCGGTTCCGAGGGCATCCTCGGGGTGATCACCGAACTCACCCTGCGGCTGATCCCGGCGCAGCCCCCGGCTTCGACCGCGGTCGCGCTGTTCGGCTCGGTGCAGGACGCCGCCGACGCGGTGGTGGCCATCACCGAGAAGGTCCGGCCCGCGATGTTGGAGCTGATGGACCACGCGACCATCAACGCCGTCGAGGACTATCGCCGCATGGGCCTGGACCGCTCGGCAGAGGCGATGCTGCTGGTTCAATCCGATGCACCCGGCGCCGCCGCCGAGGAGATCGCCCACATCGTCGAGGCCTGCGAGAAGTCCGGTGCCACCGAGGTTTACGCGACCGACGACGCCGAAGAGGGCGCCGCGTTCACCGCGGCCCGTCGGCTGGTGGGCCTGGCCCTCATGCAACTGGGCACGTTCTATCTCGAGGACGTCACGGTACCGATACCCGACCTGCCGGAACTGGTCGCCGGCATCAAGCGCATCGCCGACGACTGCGACGTGCTGATCTGCGTCGTCGCGCACGCCGGCGACGGAAACACCCACCCGGTGGTGGTGTTCGATGCCGAGGATCCGGATATGAGCGAGCGCGCCCGTCAGGCGTTCGCCCGGGTCATGGAACTGGCGATCGCCATGGGCGGCACCATCACCGGCGAGCACGGCATCGGCCGGCTCAAAAGGGATTGGCTGCCACTACAAGTCGGCGATGACGTGATGGCGTTGACCCGCCGGATCAAGGATGCCCTGGATCCACAGGGCATCCTCAACCCGGGTTCGGTGTTGCGCTAGTTCCCAGACCGCTGACGACGCCGAGGCTACGGTTTCTGACGTAATTCGCCGGATTTTCCGTCAGAAACCGTAGTCCCGGCGCGAGAAACTAGTTGGCCAGCACCCCGTGCAGGGCCTTCTTCGCCTCGGTGATCGCCGCGAGCAGGTTCGTCCGCACCTCACCGAGCTTGGCCTTCTGTTCGTCCGTGCCCGTGAACGCGATGGTGCGGGCCAGACCCGCGACCTCGTGCAGGCCGGTGCGGATCTTGATTACATCCGCGAACTTGCCCACCTTGCCGAACAACGCGTGCGCGGTCTCGCTGGTGATGCCGCGCCAGGCCAGCAACTGGGTGCCGAATTCGGTCAGCGTGGCGACACCGCCGGACACAGTGACCACACCGCGGCCGGCCAGTGCGGCGATGGCCAATTCGACGATGTCCAGCGGTGGGGTGAAGGCACCGCCGGTGGCTTCGGTGGTGCGCTCGACGATCTGTTCAGCCGTGGCCGGTCCGTCGAGCAGCAGTGCCGCCGTGCCGACCGCCGCACGCTTGAGCGCGAAGCCCGGCCCGGAGCCCTTACCGAACCCGGGGCCGCCGAAACCGCCACCGAAACCGGGTGCGCCGAACGCCCCCGGACCGAACCCACCCTGCCCCTCGGGACCGCAGTTGCCGCCGCCGAATCCCACCGGACCCCAGCCGCCAAAGAATCCTCCAAAACCCATGTCACACATCCTTTTTCCAGATTTCAGCCGGACCAGCGGAGCGCGGCCCGACAGGTGTATCAAGTTCCTTGATACGCCCCTATCCGGGCCAATTCAATGAGATCTGGCTGAGAACTGGTTGAGCTGTGGGCGAAACGGTGCGACCGATCCGCATGGTCGGCGAGTGCGGCGCATGTGAAGATGCCAGCTATGACTGCCCCCGACAGCGAGCCGCTGGGATACCTCCTGCACCGGGTAGCTGCCACGCTGCGGCCAGAAGCGGCCGCGGTTCTCGCTCCGCTCGGACTCGGACTGGCGGAGTTCGTCTGCCTGCGGATCATCTCGCTGAACCCCGGGCTCACCAGCGCCGAACTGGCCCGCTTCACCAACGTCAGCGCGCAGGCGACCAACCAGCTGCTGCACCGCCTGGAAGCCGCGGGCGCGGTGCGCCGCCCCGATACAGCGGCGGCGGGCAAGGCGCTGCCCGCCGAACTCACTGCGTCGGGCCGAGCGTTGCTCACCCGCGCCGAGGAGGCCGTGCACACCGCCGATCAGCGGGTACTGGACCGCCTGACGCCCACCGAACAGCGGCAACTCAAGGCGTTGTTACGCAAAGCCGGACGGGGCGACAACCCGTGCGGTCCGGTCGGCCGCTGACGCACGTCGCCGTTGCATCGGAGCGGCCAGCTCGGCCAGAGCGGACAAGAACAACTCATCCATCCGAGGACTCAGCTCCGACAGCGTCGCGGCGCCGGCATGACTGGCTGAGCCGAAGACCTGAACGAGTGCGTCCGGGTCGGCGGGCGCGCCAATGGACAGGCACAGGCAAGCCATGCCGTCGGCCCGCAGTTCTTCGAGCGCCTTGGCGGCGTCGGCCTGGGCATATCGTCCCTCGTAGCCGTCGTCGTACGGGTACCCGTCGGAGAGTACGAGCAGCAGCCGGTGTGGCGCTCCCGCTTGGGTTTTGAGGATTTCACCGGCACCGCGGATCCCCGCGCCGAGACGCGTATATCCGAAAGGCTGAAGCTGGCCGAGCCGGGACCGCTCGGCGGCGCCGAAGCGTTGCTCGAAGGTCTTGATGGCAAGCAGATGCACGGCTTGGCGGCCTTGGGAGCGGAAACCGTAGACGGCCACCCGATCACCGAGTTCTTCGAGCGTGGCCGCTAGCGTCTCGGCCGCCTGCAACTGATGGTCGTGCACCGCCAGGCCCTCGGTGTCGGTGTCGGTGACCGAGCCCGACACGTCGAGCAGGATCAGAACACCTAGGTTGCGGTCCAGGTTCCGTCGTTCGGTGTAGATGTGCTCCGGTGGCGCATGGCCCGAACGCAGGTCTACGAACAAGTCGACGAGTGCCTCGGTATCCAGTTCGTCACCATCGGCGCGGCCACGCAGAATCTTCGGACCCAGGCCGACTCGCGATAGACGCTGTCGCAGCATGTGATCCGGCGCTGCCCCGGCGGGTGTCACCTCCGCCGCGGAGGTCAGCGGAAAATCGATGACCCGGCACCACTGCGGCCGGTAGCGGTCGTTGTGGGTATCCCATTCCGGGTACAGCGCACCTCCGGCGCTCACCGCAACGTCCGGCCTGCCCTTGTCGGCGAACTCGATCCGGATGGGCAGAGGCCTGGCGTTCGCCCCAACCTGACGTGCCCGCCGAACCGCACCGATCGGCAGCTCGGCACCGGCGCTGTCATCGCCGAACGAACGCGAGCCGCCGAACATCTTCCGGAGGAATTCCGAGAGAGCTCGCGATGTGAAGGCCGGCGCCTCGAACAGCTTGAGGATCTTGCTCTCCTCGGTTGGCCCCTCGTCGTTGGCGTCGTCATCGTCAGCGTCGTCATCCGAACCGCTCGCCACCGGGTCGAATGCGAACCGCGCGTCGCGGGAGCACCCCGGACCTGTGGCGTCGCGGGCAGACCTCAGCAGCATCGTGGGCCTGATGACACCGAACCATTCCGGTGGATCGAACACCGGGGCACGGCTTTTGGCCAGTGCCAGCGAATCGGCGGGACCGGCGGTGGAGTGTCGATTGACCGGACACAGGGTGGCCGCCAGCGGAACTCGGGAAGCCAACTCAGCCAGGGCTCGATGCCCCTCTTCGGACAGGTAACGCGAGGCCAGTGCCGGCCGGATGCGCAACGCCTTCACCCACTGGCGGTCCAGACTTCCGGCTGCCAGCAGCGCACATTGCAGCACCAGTTCACGGCGTTGCTCGGCCTCGGTCAGATCCGCCGAGACGAAGACGACGCGGCCGTCGGTATGCGCGAGCCGACCGGCCGGAGCCGGCGCCACATCGACTGCCCGGCCTACGATGAACGTCGCGAGCAATCGAAACCGCTGCAGCCCTGCGGGTTCGGTTCCGGTCACGTCACGTCGAGCACACCGTCGGCCAGCTCACCGAGGGCACGCACGATGTCGGGATCATCGGACAGGGCCCGAACGATCGCCGCCTGTACAGCGCTACGTACCGGCAGGCCCTCGGCGATCAGTCCGCCGGCCAGGATCAGCATTCGGGTGGAGGACGCCTCACGTAGCGGTGAGCCCTGCAGCCCGCGGATGGCGTTGCCGAGGCGAACCAGGGCGCCTGCCGTTCGCCGGTCGATCCCGGCCTCATGAGCGACCACCTCGACTTCGATGTCGGCGGGCGGGAAGTCGAGTTCGATCGCTACGAACCGCTGGCGGGTCGATTCCTTGATGTTCTTCAGGATGCTCTGGTAGCCGGGGTTGTAGGAGATGACCAGTTGGAACCCGGGCGCCGCGGACAGGGTGGTGCCGAGCCGGTCCACCGGGAGTTCGCGCCGGTGATCGGCCAGCGGATGGATGACCACGGTGGTGTCCTGACGCGCCTCGACGATCTCGTCGAGATAGCAGATGGCCCC includes these proteins:
- a CDS encoding nitric oxide reductase activation protein NorD, with the protein product MTGTEPAGLQRFRLLATFIVGRAVDVAPAPAGRLAHTDGRVVFVSADLTEAEQRRELVLQCALLAAGSLDRQWVKALRIRPALASRYLSEEGHRALAELASRVPLAATLCPVNRHSTAGPADSLALAKSRAPVFDPPEWFGVIRPTMLLRSARDATGPGCSRDARFAFDPVASGSDDDADDDDANDEGPTEESKILKLFEAPAFTSRALSEFLRKMFGGSRSFGDDSAGAELPIGAVRRARQVGANARPLPIRIEFADKGRPDVAVSAGGALYPEWDTHNDRYRPQWCRVIDFPLTSAAEVTPAGAAPDHMLRQRLSRVGLGPKILRGRADGDELDTEALVDLFVDLRSGHAPPEHIYTERRNLDRNLGVLILLDVSGSVTDTDTEGLAVHDHQLQAAETLAATLEELGDRVAVYGFRSQGRQAVHLLAIKTFEQRFGAAERSRLGQLQPFGYTRLGAGIRGAGEILKTQAGAPHRLLLVLSDGYPYDDGYEGRYAQADAAKALEELRADGMACLCLSIGAPADPDALVQVFGSASHAGAATLSELSPRMDELFLSALAELAAPMQRRRASAADRTARVVAPSGFA
- a CDS encoding FAD-binding oxidoreductase; the encoded protein is MSTPDTEIAALAAELPDHAVITDPAVIEGYRRDAALDPEAGRARAVVRATRTEDVQAVLRWASAHGVPVVPRGAGSGLAGGANGVDGGIILSTERMRDIRIDTASRVAVVQPGLMNSEVKKAAAEHGLWYPPDPGSVEISSIGGNAATNAGGLCCVKYGVTSDYVLGMEVVLADGTAVRLGGPRLKDVAGLSLTKLFVGSEGILGVITELTLRLIPAQPPASTAVALFGSVQDAADAVVAITEKVRPAMLELMDHATINAVEDYRRMGLDRSAEAMLLVQSDAPGAAAEEIAHIVEACEKSGATEVYATDDAEEGAAFTAARRLVGLALMQLGTFYLEDVTVPIPDLPELVAGIKRIADDCDVLICVVAHAGDGNTHPVVVFDAEDPDMSERARQAFARVMELAIAMGGTITGEHGIGRLKRDWLPLQVGDDVMALTRRIKDALDPQGILNPGSVLR
- a CDS encoding CbbQ/NirQ/NorQ/GpvN family protein; this translates as MSTNHHSVELAVESAATPAPFYRSVGDEADVFRAAARRGLPVLLKGPTGCGKTRFVEAMAHELGRELITVAGHEDMTSADLVGRFLLKGGETIWVDGPLSRAVRQGAICYLDEIVEARQDTTVVIHPLADHRRELPVDRLGTTLSAAPGFQLVISYNPGYQSILKNIKESTRQRFVAIELDFPPADIEVEVVAHEAGIDRRTAGALVRLGNAIRGLQGSPLREASSTRMLILAGGLIAEGLPVRSAVQAAIVRALSDDPDIVRALGELADGVLDVT
- a CDS encoding MarR family winged helix-turn-helix transcriptional regulator — encoded protein: MTAPDSEPLGYLLHRVAATLRPEAAAVLAPLGLGLAEFVCLRIISLNPGLTSAELARFTNVSAQATNQLLHRLEAAGAVRRPDTAAAGKALPAELTASGRALLTRAEEAVHTADQRVLDRLTPTEQRQLKALLRKAGRGDNPCGPVGR